The following coding sequences are from one Gossypium hirsutum isolate 1008001.06 chromosome A12, Gossypium_hirsutum_v2.1, whole genome shotgun sequence window:
- the LOC121210984 gene encoding protein TRIGALACTOSYLDIACYLGLYCEROL 4, chloroplastic — MKKLRWAIDGELWELDASTPRTLEGAARAVPGKALPLGLSRGTKLFRPNQIDFMQRFMVAPFLPSYTHHLGVTIQRVLSIPVTENWSALLLGQFNLRKFLSSLKENGGGDGVRKRDLKSIGKLFLDKSLYALGFSSEVLLTPDDTLLLSSDSYYAHNSSSIPRKKSVFHHKLSAFLINYFM, encoded by the coding sequence ATGAAGAAGCTCCGATGGGCAATAGACGGTGAATTATGGGAATTGGACGCTTCCACCCCTCGTACCCTTGAAGGAGCGGCGCGTGCTGTTCCAGGGAAGGCATTACCTTTGGGTTTATCAAGAGGGACTAAACTTTTCAGGCCTAACCAGATCGATTTCATGCAACGGTTCATGGTTGCCCCTTTTCTTCCCTCTTATACCCATCACCTTGGGGTTACAATTCAGCGAGTATTGAGCATCCCTGTTACTGAGAATTGGTCTGCTCTTTTGCTTGGTCAGTTCAACCTGCGTAAGTTTTTGTCGTCTTTAAAGGAAAATGGAGGTGGAGATGGTGTGCGTAAGCGTGACCTTAAATCAATTGGGAAGCTTTTTCTTGATAAGTCATTGTATGCCCTTGGATTCTCTTCCGAAGTGTTGTTAACCCCTGATGACACTCTGCTTTTAAGCTCTGATTCATATTATGCTCATAATTCCTCTTCCATTCCTAGAAAGAAATCTGTTTTCCATCATAAGCTTAGTGCTTTTCTCATTAATTATTTCATGTAG